A window of Photobacterium sp. GJ3 contains these coding sequences:
- the rsxB gene encoding electron transport complex subunit RsxB has product MSGIFIAIIAIAILAAVFGLILGFAAIRFKVESDPIVEQIDAILPQTQCGQCGYPGCRPYAEAIANGDEINKCPPGGQATIEKLADLMGVEVKDSAHDAEKSIKKVAFIHEDMCIGCTKCIQACPVDAIAGATKALHTVIKDECTGCDLCVAPCPTDCIEMIPVESTPESWRWNLDQIPVVNLPATEHHGQKVE; this is encoded by the coding sequence ATGAGTGGAATATTCATTGCCATCATCGCGATCGCCATTCTGGCCGCGGTCTTCGGCCTGATTCTTGGGTTTGCAGCGATTCGCTTCAAAGTCGAATCCGATCCGATTGTTGAACAAATTGACGCGATTTTGCCACAAACCCAGTGCGGCCAGTGCGGTTACCCGGGTTGCCGCCCCTATGCTGAAGCCATTGCCAATGGCGATGAAATCAATAAGTGCCCTCCGGGCGGACAGGCCACCATTGAAAAACTGGCCGATCTCATGGGTGTTGAAGTCAAAGACTCCGCCCACGACGCCGAAAAAAGCATTAAAAAAGTCGCCTTTATTCATGAAGACATGTGTATTGGCTGCACCAAATGTATTCAGGCCTGTCCGGTAGATGCAATTGCCGGCGCAACCAAAGCACTACATACCGTCATTAAAGACGAATGCACCGGATGTGATCTCTGTGTTGCCCCCTGCCCGACCGATTGTATTGAAATGATTCCGGTCGAATCGACGCCGGAAAGCTGGCGCTGGAATCTGGATCAAATCCCTGTGGTCAACCTTCCTGCCACTGAGCACCACGGCCAAAAGGTAGAATAA
- the rsxG gene encoding electron transport complex subunit RsxG: protein MLKNMQKNGGILALSALLATALVALTHQVTASRIQEQEQKQLLQVLNQVIPKDNHDNELYKHCTLIQDQEHLGTSEPMPAYLATQADQPSGVAIEAIAPDGYNGAIKIIVGLDMTGTVTGVRVLAHQETPGLGDKIDTRITRWIDSFTGRKLNGEKDPRWAVRKDGGDFDQFTGATITPRAVVNAVKRVSLYFDAHGESLFTQPANCEGV from the coding sequence ATACTGAAGAATATGCAAAAAAACGGGGGCATTTTGGCACTGTCAGCCCTGCTGGCAACGGCACTGGTTGCTCTGACGCATCAAGTCACGGCTTCCCGGATTCAGGAGCAGGAACAAAAACAACTGCTTCAGGTGCTGAATCAGGTCATCCCGAAAGACAACCATGATAATGAGCTTTATAAACACTGCACCCTGATTCAGGATCAGGAACACCTGGGAACCAGTGAGCCCATGCCTGCCTATCTGGCGACTCAGGCAGATCAGCCCAGTGGCGTTGCCATTGAAGCCATCGCACCCGATGGCTACAACGGGGCGATCAAAATCATCGTGGGCCTGGATATGACAGGAACAGTGACAGGGGTTCGTGTGTTGGCCCATCAGGAAACACCTGGGCTCGGCGACAAAATTGATACCCGGATCACCCGCTGGATTGACAGCTTTACCGGCCGAAAACTCAACGGAGAAAAAGATCCCCGCTGGGCGGTCCGTAAAGACGGAGGAGACTTCGACCAGTTCACCGGGGCGACAATTACGCCGCGCGCCGTGGTGAATGCGGTCAAACGTGTGTCCCTCTACTTTGATGCGCATGGGGAATCCCTGTTCACACAACCCGCAAACTGCGAAGGAGTCTGA
- a CDS encoding OmpA family protein: MTLPLKLGALTFSLLSVCSQAWAGKYYVATPAESAWKMATATPLECQLQHDIPHFGQASFTSRASKKINLDFELSMRRPLGQTSNVTLVSMPPRWRPGEAAEPLAKLKFFKQFDGYVGGQMAWTMLSELEEGKIPTFSYADWQHRSERVNVGLSAVAFSAGYSAFSTCLANLLPYNFEDISFTVLHYDKNSDELNKASRKRLAQIADFIKYSEDIDLVLVATYSDSSGGKNTNQVLSERRAEKLEDYFVSLGLPKDRIQVQGFGERRPIADNSTPIGRNKNRRVVISMGRSSSIL; this comes from the coding sequence ATGACGTTGCCATTAAAGCTGGGGGCTTTGACTTTCTCACTGCTGAGTGTCTGCTCACAGGCATGGGCCGGAAAGTACTATGTTGCGACCCCGGCAGAATCGGCCTGGAAGATGGCAACAGCGACGCCATTGGAATGTCAGCTTCAGCATGACATCCCGCATTTTGGTCAGGCGTCCTTTACCTCCCGTGCCAGTAAAAAAATCAATCTGGATTTTGAACTGAGTATGCGTCGTCCTTTGGGCCAGACAAGCAATGTTACGCTGGTCTCGATGCCGCCTCGCTGGCGACCGGGTGAAGCTGCAGAGCCGCTGGCAAAACTGAAGTTTTTCAAGCAGTTCGATGGTTATGTGGGCGGGCAAATGGCCTGGACCATGCTGTCTGAACTGGAAGAAGGTAAAATTCCGACATTCAGCTACGCCGACTGGCAGCACCGCAGCGAGCGTGTCAACGTTGGTTTGTCTGCGGTGGCATTCAGTGCGGGGTACAGTGCCTTCAGTACCTGTCTTGCCAATTTGCTGCCGTACAACTTTGAAGATATTTCCTTCACTGTGCTGCATTATGACAAAAACAGCGATGAGCTGAATAAAGCGTCCCGGAAACGACTGGCGCAGATCGCGGATTTCATTAAATACAGCGAAGATATCGACCTGGTGCTGGTGGCCACTTACAGCGACTCATCAGGCGGAAAAAATACCAATCAGGTGCTCTCTGAACGTCGAGCCGAGAAACTGGAAGATTACTTTGTGTCACTGGGGTTACCGAAAGACCGTATTCAGGTCCAGGGATTCGGTGAGCGTCGCCCGATCGCAGACAACAGCACCCCGATCGGACGAAACAAAAACCGTCGGGTGGTCATTTCGATGGGACGCAGTTCCAGCATTCTGTAA
- a CDS encoding porin, which produces MSKKIHVTALAVAAALTSLQAQSAGFQVAEHSASGLGRAFAGEAAIADNASVLARNPAASILFKQRTLSGAISVVDPSIDVDSVDRDQIAKDVAPIGVVPAGYYIQPINDKLAFGLGVFSNYGVTTDYDPNFHAGSLAGETSLITVNFNPSIAYRVNEQLSLGAGISAIFATAELNRHFGDLALAVPGAEPSDKTIKMEGDTWGFGWNIGALYELNDDNRFGLSYRSQTDLDFEGDFTDFTGRITGIPNNTVPGDLTVVLPAIAEFSGFHQLDNQWAVHYSVQWTQYSKFEELRATSNQCNPGFNGNAGLCLLKEEDYDDTFRYAIGATYKVNPQWTIRGGYAFDEQAGKPTLSIPDTDRNWFSAGATYNFNADLSLDIGLAYLIAEEISFSEEGQNFESSGGAIISAAQANYRF; this is translated from the coding sequence ATGTCCAAAAAAATTCATGTAACCGCACTCGCCGTGGCAGCCGCGCTGACGTCCCTCCAGGCTCAGAGTGCTGGTTTCCAGGTCGCAGAACACTCAGCCAGCGGATTAGGCCGAGCTTTTGCCGGTGAAGCAGCCATCGCAGATAACGCATCTGTTCTGGCCCGCAACCCTGCAGCATCGATTCTGTTTAAACAGCGGACGCTCTCCGGCGCAATCAGCGTTGTGGACCCGTCGATTGATGTGGATAGCGTCGACCGCGATCAAATCGCGAAAGACGTCGCCCCCATTGGTGTTGTACCTGCCGGATATTACATCCAGCCAATCAATGACAAACTCGCCTTTGGTTTGGGCGTCTTCTCAAACTACGGGGTAACAACAGACTACGATCCTAATTTCCATGCGGGATCTCTGGCGGGTGAAACCTCACTCATTACCGTAAACTTCAACCCAAGTATTGCGTATCGTGTTAACGAGCAACTCAGCTTGGGCGCCGGTATCAGTGCCATCTTTGCCACCGCAGAACTCAACCGCCATTTTGGTGATCTTGCTCTTGCGGTACCGGGTGCAGAACCCAGTGACAAAACCATTAAAATGGAAGGTGACACCTGGGGCTTTGGCTGGAACATTGGCGCTCTCTATGAGCTGAATGACGACAACCGCTTCGGTTTGAGTTACCGCTCGCAAACGGACCTCGACTTTGAAGGGGACTTTACCGATTTCACAGGCCGTATTACCGGGATTCCCAATAATACGGTGCCGGGTGATCTGACCGTTGTTTTACCCGCGATTGCTGAATTCTCTGGCTTTCATCAGCTCGATAACCAGTGGGCAGTGCACTACAGCGTTCAGTGGACACAGTACAGCAAGTTTGAAGAACTGCGCGCAACCAGCAATCAGTGTAACCCGGGTTTTAACGGCAACGCCGGACTCTGCCTGCTGAAAGAAGAAGATTATGACGACACATTCCGCTATGCGATTGGTGCCACCTATAAAGTCAACCCGCAATGGACCATCCGTGGCGGCTACGCCTTTGATGAGCAGGCCGGCAAACCAACGCTAAGTATTCCGGATACGGACCGAAACTGGTTCTCTGCAGGCGCAACCTATAACTTCAACGCGGATTTATCCTTAGACATCGGTCTGGCTTACCTCATTGCAGAAGAGATTTCGTTCTCTGAAGAAGGGCAGAACTTTGAGTCCAGCGGCGGCGCGATTATCAGTGCAGCCCAGGCCAATTACCGTTTCTAA
- a CDS encoding superoxide dismutase, with product MSFQFPALPYAYDALEPYIDAKTMEVHYSRHHRTYFDKFISAIQGTPLAEQSFEAIFSRVSELNPAVRNHGGGFYNHNLYWICMSPNGGGQPGGLLAEAIRCHFGSFDDFQAAFSEAAATHFGSGFIWLSVVDGRLEISTTGNQDNPLMDVVEKRGTPILALDVWEHAYYLSYQNKRPEYIDAWWHVVDWEQVEQNYLETLQQ from the coding sequence ATGTCATTTCAATTCCCGGCCCTGCCCTATGCATACGATGCACTCGAACCTTACATCGACGCCAAAACGATGGAAGTGCATTACAGCCGTCACCACAGAACCTATTTCGACAAGTTCATCAGTGCAATTCAGGGAACACCGCTGGCAGAACAAAGCTTTGAAGCAATCTTTTCACGGGTTTCAGAGCTCAACCCTGCGGTTCGCAACCACGGGGGCGGTTTCTATAACCACAACCTGTATTGGATTTGCATGTCACCGAATGGTGGCGGCCAACCGGGCGGATTGCTGGCGGAAGCCATTCGCTGCCACTTTGGCAGCTTTGATGATTTTCAGGCTGCATTCTCCGAAGCGGCTGCCACCCATTTTGGTTCCGGCTTTATCTGGCTGTCTGTGGTCGATGGCAGACTAGAGATCTCCACCACGGGAAATCAGGACAACCCGCTTATGGATGTGGTCGAAAAACGCGGGACGCCTATTCTGGCGCTGGATGTCTGGGAACATGCCTATTATCTGTCGTATCAGAACAAACGCCCTGAATACATTGATGCCTGGTGGCATGTGGTCGATTGGGAGCAGGTAGAACAAAACTACCTGGAGACGCTCCAACAGTAA
- the nth gene encoding endonuclease III, translated as MNNQKRVQILERLRAENPHPETELNWSTPFELLIAVLLSAQATDVSVNKATDKLYPVANTPETILALGVEGVKEYIKTIGLFNSKAENVIKTCRILVEQHGGEVPENREALEALPGVGRKTANVVLNTAFGWPTIAVDTHIFRVSNRTKFAMGKNVDEVEQKLLKVVPKEFKVDVHHWLILHGRYTCVARKPRCGSCIIEDLCEFKEKVYPNE; from the coding sequence ATGAATAACCAGAAACGCGTTCAAATCCTTGAGCGATTGCGGGCCGAAAACCCACATCCGGAAACAGAGCTCAACTGGAGCACCCCCTTTGAACTCCTGATTGCCGTGCTGCTCTCAGCGCAGGCAACTGATGTCAGTGTCAACAAAGCGACCGACAAACTATATCCGGTCGCCAACACGCCTGAAACCATCCTGGCTCTGGGTGTCGAAGGCGTGAAGGAATATATTAAAACCATCGGCTTGTTTAACTCTAAAGCTGAGAACGTCATCAAAACCTGCCGGATTCTGGTGGAGCAACACGGCGGTGAAGTCCCTGAAAACCGTGAAGCACTGGAAGCCTTGCCGGGCGTTGGCCGGAAAACCGCAAATGTTGTTCTCAATACCGCCTTTGGCTGGCCGACAATTGCTGTTGATACCCATATTTTCCGGGTGTCGAATCGCACCAAGTTTGCTATGGGCAAGAATGTCGACGAAGTGGAACAAAAACTTCTGAAAGTGGTGCCCAAAGAATTTAAAGTCGACGTGCATCATTGGCTGATCCTGCACGGTCGTTATACCTGTGTTGCCCGAAAACCCCGTTGTGGCAGCTGCATTATTGAAGATCTTTGTGAATTCAAAGAGAAAGTTTATCCGAACGAATAA
- a CDS encoding electron transport complex subunit E codes for MSSAQNKELMANGLWHNNPAIVQLLGLCPLLAVSATVTNALGLGIATTMVLVGSNLIVSLIREWVPSEVRIPIFVMIIAALVTCVQLLMNAYTYGLFLSLGIFIPLIVTNCIIIGRAESFASKNAPMPAVIDGLWMGLGMTAVLVVLGAGREILGNGTLFDGADRLLGDWAAVLRIEVFSTDNNFLLAMLPPGAFIGVGFLIALKNIIDKKRAEKTKVAEQKPEIERVRITSAN; via the coding sequence ATGAGTTCTGCGCAAAATAAAGAGTTAATGGCCAATGGCCTCTGGCACAACAACCCGGCGATTGTTCAGTTACTGGGGTTATGTCCGCTGCTGGCGGTTTCAGCCACAGTCACCAACGCACTGGGACTTGGCATTGCCACCACTATGGTTCTGGTCGGGTCAAACCTGATTGTCTCGCTGATTCGGGAATGGGTGCCCAGCGAAGTTCGGATTCCCATTTTTGTCATGATCATCGCGGCCCTGGTGACCTGTGTCCAGTTACTGATGAATGCCTACACCTACGGGCTGTTCCTGTCGCTGGGGATTTTTATTCCCCTCATCGTCACCAATTGCATCATCATTGGCCGGGCCGAATCATTTGCCTCTAAAAATGCCCCGATGCCCGCCGTGATAGATGGTCTCTGGATGGGATTGGGCATGACAGCGGTGTTGGTTGTTCTGGGGGCTGGCCGGGAGATTCTGGGGAATGGCACCCTGTTTGATGGCGCAGACCGGCTGCTGGGCGACTGGGCTGCCGTGCTGCGAATCGAAGTCTTCAGTACCGACAATAATTTCCTGCTGGCCATGCTGCCGCCGGGGGCGTTCATCGGCGTCGGTTTTCTGATCGCGCTGAAAAACATCATCGACAAGAAGCGTGCAGAAAAAACCAAAGTCGCCGAGCAGAAGCCAGAAATCGAGCGGGTGCGAATTACCTCCGCGAATTAA
- the rsxD gene encoding electron transport complex subunit RsxD, with amino-acid sequence MAFNIASSPHAHSRRSTHDIMRNVLLCCALGFAAQCYFFGWGVLVQVLFAGSLAIIAESAVLVLRKRRVRQVRDNSALLTGVLLGLSIPPLAPWWITVIGIFFAIVIAKHLYGGLGQNLFNPAMVAYVVLLISFPVPMTSWLPPAAISEHPVTLMESLQVIFTGFTTDGFSVHQLRNGIDGVTMATPLDTIKTAMKAGFTATEAMDSPVFSGLAGVGWTWVNLGFLIGGLILLKLRIIQWQIPVAMLASLFVISSLGYLISPDGTASPMVHLLSGATMLGAFFIATDPVSASTTTKGRLIFGAMIGILTYLIRTFGGFPDGVAFSVLLANMCVPLIDYYTRPRTYGHS; translated from the coding sequence GTGGCTTTTAATATTGCCAGTTCTCCCCACGCGCACAGTCGTCGCAGCACCCATGACATCATGCGCAACGTCCTTTTGTGTTGTGCTCTTGGCTTTGCTGCGCAATGTTACTTTTTCGGTTGGGGCGTTCTTGTTCAGGTCTTGTTCGCAGGCAGCCTGGCCATCATCGCAGAATCTGCGGTACTGGTACTCCGAAAACGCAGGGTTCGTCAGGTCCGTGACAACAGCGCCCTGCTGACCGGCGTATTGCTTGGCTTATCCATTCCCCCGCTGGCGCCCTGGTGGATCACCGTCATTGGGATCTTTTTTGCCATTGTCATCGCCAAACATCTGTACGGTGGTCTGGGGCAAAATCTGTTCAACCCGGCGATGGTGGCTTATGTGGTGCTGCTGATCTCTTTCCCGGTGCCCATGACGTCCTGGCTGCCGCCCGCGGCCATCAGTGAACATCCGGTCACGCTCATGGAAAGCCTTCAGGTTATTTTTACCGGCTTTACCACAGATGGTTTCAGCGTCCACCAGCTCCGGAACGGAATTGATGGCGTCACCATGGCCACACCACTGGATACCATCAAAACCGCAATGAAAGCCGGATTTACGGCCACTGAAGCCATGGACAGCCCTGTTTTCAGCGGACTGGCTGGCGTTGGCTGGACTTGGGTGAACCTTGGATTCCTGATTGGCGGCCTGATACTGCTTAAGCTGCGAATCATCCAATGGCAGATCCCGGTTGCCATGCTGGCATCGCTCTTTGTAATCAGCAGCCTGGGCTATCTCATCAGCCCGGACGGCACCGCATCACCCATGGTTCATCTGCTTTCCGGTGCCACCATGCTGGGCGCATTTTTCATTGCCACCGATCCGGTCTCGGCTTCGACCACGACCAAGGGCCGGCTCATTTTTGGCGCCATGATCGGAATTCTGACATACCTGATCCGCACCTTCGGTGGTTTTCCGGATGGTGTGGCGTTCAGCGTATTGCTGGCAAACATGTGTGTCCCGCTGATTGACTACTATACTCGTCCGCGCACTTACGGTCATTCCTAG
- a CDS encoding DUF2753 family protein, whose protein sequence is MNVSRWEMHTLLAAEAEKAEKPMMSVIHYQLALAESQQLEAIEGTQDELEELLAIKVTACHNMASFWRKQGDKDYELKYLQLASEQIMALIPQCPHRECEAFISSLGCCKSALIDFLKRHPNPRVAQQVAHITTSNQCELIARFRLQ, encoded by the coding sequence ATGAACGTGTCACGGTGGGAAATGCATACCTTACTGGCCGCTGAAGCTGAAAAAGCCGAGAAGCCGATGATGTCTGTGATTCATTACCAGCTCGCACTGGCCGAATCGCAGCAACTGGAAGCCATTGAAGGGACCCAGGATGAGCTGGAAGAGTTACTGGCAATTAAGGTCACTGCCTGCCATAACATGGCGAGCTTCTGGCGTAAGCAGGGAGATAAAGACTACGAACTCAAATATTTGCAGCTGGCTTCGGAACAGATCATGGCGCTGATTCCGCAATGCCCTCACCGTGAATGTGAAGCCTTCATCAGTTCATTGGGCTGCTGTAAGTCCGCATTGATTGATTTCCTCAAGCGGCATCCAAACCCTCGGGTGGCCCAGCAAGTGGCACATATCACCACCTCGAATCAGTGCGAACTCATCGCCCGCTTCCGTTTACAGTGA
- the gloA gene encoding lactoylglutathione lyase, with product MANGQILHTMLRVGDLDRSIAFYTDVMGMKLLRQSENEAYQYTLAFVGYADESEGAVIELTYNWGTSEYDMGTAFGHIAIGVEDIYATCDAIKQAGGNVTREPGPVKGGTTHIAFVRDPDGYQIELIQREA from the coding sequence ATGGCTAACGGACAAATTTTACACACGATGCTCCGGGTTGGCGATCTGGACCGTTCAATCGCATTCTATACAGACGTGATGGGCATGAAGCTGCTGAGACAATCAGAAAACGAAGCCTATCAGTATACACTGGCTTTCGTGGGATATGCTGATGAGTCGGAAGGCGCTGTCATTGAGCTGACCTATAACTGGGGCACCTCAGAATACGATATGGGCACCGCGTTTGGGCACATTGCCATTGGCGTTGAAGATATTTACGCCACCTGTGACGCCATCAAGCAAGCGGGCGGAAACGTGACACGTGAACCGGGTCCGGTGAAAGGCGGGACCACACATATCGCGTTTGTCCGGGATCCGGACGGTTATCAGATTGAATTGATCCAGCGCGAGGCCTGA
- a CDS encoding VolA/Pla-1 family phospholipase has protein sequence MNKKLLALLVASSFALYGCGDEKGLSGTPTIDPDIKSSLNAETKIEFDLLSADKKVITPSFIAMDLDDGTIATESSAQVANISDPAYAWGQTDGWSTTQPININFTGNDLAAETAADSFYLIQSGDPTNPADTTTPKVLSAENGDFIVTASGTTLTVILTKPLDPASNYMFAVTSDLKDSKGNPVGLSNSYAVLKSVGQVPDAQLAKPQAITQAVESTLAAVAGAPKNKIIFSSWFTTASVGEVLYAAKSASALALNVGAENIWQGSAIADGISQSDLQDLFKMSVPTDSGTTIPGGNPIYTGTIKLPYFLEKDPTKFSNTPWQSGMPSLAKISYVLNNGSDADKAAIVQQLAALQITTEDLSAVKTDPETQVRVLQALTGSTLTLADGTQLDEERLITRFSPVPKLKAVDTVEYTLVLPANTTTCPTGSSPVSIYQHGITSTKATVEALADSLIGTECHAIFAIDHPLHGDRGIPGVGSASGPDGNPALYLNLAALTVARDNLRQSTIDVLNLRAGIALAFKKLGTAILQGDTATIIEMGPLARLNPQSKVGFVGHSLGAITGINVADAANRTLNDPAGDAAFAIDKVALANPGAGIPHLLLQSGTFGNSIKGQLLLASTPEFQQFCASQSLSDPKACFEAFEANLVGAGDPEGTLATAYGQFSLFAYVAQGVLDTVDPINTSLQVSADLPVYLSQVKDDQTIPNQLIPGATVNGTDNIPLPYSPFGGTLPLLQTLSLSTSTHVNGEIVRSAVLFDAGTHSSLLESDATGINMRAQISSLLNNDGTVLNN, from the coding sequence ATGAACAAGAAATTACTAGCCCTGCTGGTTGCTTCCAGCTTTGCACTATACGGTTGTGGGGATGAGAAAGGCCTGAGTGGTACACCAACCATCGATCCGGATATCAAAAGCAGCCTGAATGCCGAAACCAAAATCGAGTTTGATCTGCTCTCGGCTGACAAAAAGGTCATTACACCAAGCTTTATTGCGATGGATCTTGATGATGGTACCATCGCGACTGAAAGCAGCGCTCAAGTGGCGAATATCAGTGACCCGGCCTACGCCTGGGGCCAGACAGACGGCTGGAGTACCACTCAACCCATCAACATTAACTTTACCGGGAACGATCTGGCCGCAGAAACCGCAGCAGACAGCTTCTATCTGATTCAGTCTGGTGATCCGACCAACCCTGCAGATACAACCACACCGAAAGTCTTGTCGGCAGAGAATGGCGATTTCATCGTGACAGCTTCCGGAACCACACTGACCGTGATCCTGACAAAGCCTTTAGATCCGGCCAGCAACTATATGTTTGCGGTCACCAGTGATCTGAAAGACAGCAAAGGTAACCCTGTCGGCCTGTCCAACTCTTATGCTGTCTTGAAGAGTGTCGGTCAAGTGCCAGACGCACAACTGGCGAAACCTCAGGCCATCACGCAAGCTGTAGAAAGCACACTGGCGGCTGTTGCAGGCGCACCGAAAAATAAAATTATTTTCTCCAGCTGGTTCACCACCGCCTCGGTTGGCGAAGTGCTCTATGCTGCAAAATCCGCTTCAGCGCTCGCGTTAAATGTTGGTGCCGAGAATATCTGGCAAGGCAGCGCCATTGCTGATGGCATCAGCCAGAGTGATCTGCAAGACCTGTTCAAGATGAGCGTGCCAACTGATAGTGGTACCACCATACCAGGTGGCAATCCAATCTACACCGGAACCATCAAACTGCCGTACTTCCTGGAAAAAGATCCCACTAAATTCAGTAATACGCCTTGGCAAAGCGGTATGCCAAGCCTGGCGAAAATCAGTTACGTCCTGAACAATGGCTCTGATGCCGACAAAGCCGCGATTGTTCAGCAATTGGCGGCACTGCAAATCACGACAGAAGATTTATCTGCCGTGAAAACCGATCCTGAAACTCAGGTCAGAGTGCTGCAGGCGCTTACGGGGTCAACGTTAACCCTGGCTGATGGCACGCAACTGGATGAAGAACGACTGATTACACGTTTTAGCCCTGTGCCAAAACTGAAAGCAGTCGATACCGTTGAATATACGCTTGTCTTACCGGCAAATACGACGACCTGCCCAACAGGCTCAAGTCCTGTTTCCATCTATCAACACGGTATTACATCGACAAAGGCGACAGTCGAGGCCTTAGCCGATAGTCTCATTGGCACTGAGTGTCATGCGATCTTCGCCATTGATCACCCACTGCATGGCGATCGTGGCATTCCGGGTGTCGGTAGTGCTTCAGGTCCGGATGGGAACCCAGCACTATACCTGAACCTGGCAGCCCTCACGGTCGCACGGGATAACCTGCGCCAGAGCACCATCGATGTACTCAACCTGCGTGCAGGAATTGCATTGGCGTTTAAAAAACTGGGGACAGCGATTCTTCAGGGAGATACAGCAACAATTATTGAAATGGGTCCGCTGGCGCGCCTCAATCCACAAAGCAAAGTCGGCTTCGTCGGTCACTCATTAGGTGCGATCACCGGGATCAATGTCGCTGATGCCGCGAACCGAACTCTGAACGACCCTGCCGGTGATGCAGCTTTCGCGATCGATAAAGTCGCGCTGGCGAATCCGGGAGCGGGGATTCCTCACCTGTTACTTCAGTCAGGTACGTTTGGCAATTCTATCAAAGGTCAACTGCTCCTCGCATCCACCCCAGAATTCCAGCAGTTCTGTGCCAGTCAGTCTCTGAGCGATCCTAAAGCCTGTTTCGAGGCATTTGAAGCAAATCTGGTCGGCGCAGGAGATCCAGAAGGGACGCTAGCAACTGCGTACGGCCAGTTCAGCCTATTCGCTTATGTTGCACAAGGGGTGCTGGATACCGTCGACCCGATTAACACTTCACTGCAGGTCTCGGCGGATTTACCGGTTTACCTGAGCCAAGTGAAAGATGATCAAACAATTCCAAATCAGCTCATACCCGGCGCTACAGTCAACGGTACAGATAACATCCCACTGCCATATTCTCCGTTTGGCGGCACCCTGCCGTTACTGCAAACCCTGAGCCTTTCAACTTCAACACATGTAAATGGTGAAATCGTTCGAAGTGCTGTGTTGTTTGATGCAGGGACTCATAGTTCTTTGTTGGAATCAGATGCAACGGGTATCAATATGCGGGCTCAAATCAGTTCTTTACTGAACAATGATGGCACTGTACTCAACAATTGA
- the rnt gene encoding ribonuclease T → MSQENTQHTLKSRFRGFFPVVVDVETAGFNAGTDALLEICAVTLTMDEEGWLKPATTLHFHITPFEGAVIHQEALDFNGIKDPFSPLRGAVTEEEALKEIYKVIRKEQKAEGCSRAIMVAHNANFDHSFVMAASERANLKRIPFHPFATFDTAALSGLAWGQTVLAKACEAAGIPFNNKEAHSALYDTERTAELFCEIVNKWKKLGGWPVAALQTDEEIES, encoded by the coding sequence ATGAGCCAAGAAAACACACAACATACCCTGAAAAGTCGCTTTCGTGGTTTCTTCCCTGTGGTCGTCGATGTCGAAACGGCCGGATTCAATGCCGGTACAGATGCTCTGCTGGAGATCTGTGCGGTGACACTGACAATGGATGAAGAAGGATGGCTGAAACCAGCCACAACTCTGCACTTCCACATCACCCCTTTTGAAGGTGCAGTCATTCATCAGGAAGCGTTAGATTTCAATGGGATCAAAGACCCCTTCAGCCCGTTGCGTGGTGCCGTGACCGAAGAAGAAGCGTTGAAAGAGATCTACAAAGTCATTCGTAAAGAGCAAAAAGCCGAAGGCTGCTCGCGCGCAATTATGGTGGCCCACAATGCCAATTTCGATCACAGCTTTGTCATGGCGGCATCTGAGCGAGCGAACCTGAAACGCATCCCTTTCCATCCGTTTGCAACCTTTGATACGGCAGCTTTAAGCGGTTTGGCATGGGGGCAAACTGTCCTAGCAAAAGCTTGCGAAGCTGCTGGTATTCCGTTTAATAATAAAGAAGCCCATTCCGCGCTCTATGATACAGAACGAACCGCAGAATTATTTTGTGAGATCGTTAACAAATGGAAAAAATTAGGCGGATGGCCTGTCGCTGCACTTCAAACAGATGAAGAAATCGAGAGTTAG